Proteins encoded within one genomic window of Lepidochelys kempii isolate rLepKem1 chromosome 11, rLepKem1.hap2, whole genome shotgun sequence:
- the DDX18 gene encoding ATP-dependent RNA helicase DDX18, translated as MAAAAGNLPMRLLRRKIHKRNLKLRQRNLALQGAGPPVETRSVDTSEEATNNVISEESVEELKVKNVKQPQLIANGEVAAEAKNSESKKKKKKRQIINTEEGTETKKAKTEEQEEDAEADDAKDSKDPEVEENNEDPEEREVMDEDTEGPSLPLGVTGAFEDTSFASLSDLISENTLKGITDMGFTHMTEIQHKSIKPLLEGRDILAAAKTGSGKTLAFLIPAIELIYKLRFMPRNGTGVLILSPTRELAMQTYGVLKELMTHHVHTYGLIMGGSNRSAEAQKLANGINIIVATPGRLLDHMQNTPGFMFKNLQCLVIDEADRILEVGFEEEMKQIIKLLPKRRQTMLFSATQTRKVEDLAKISLKKEPLYVGVDDNKETATVDGLEQGYVVCPSEKRFLLLFTFLKKNRKKKLMVFFSSCMSVKYHYELLNYIDLPVMAIHGKQKQTKRTTTFFQFCNADSGILLCTDVAARGLDIPEVDWIVQYDPPDDPKEYIHRVGRTARGINGRGHALLILRPEELGFLRYLKQARVPLSEFEFSWSKISDIQSQLEKLIEKNYFLHKSAQEAYKAYIRAYDSHSLKQIYNVNNLDLPKVSLSFGFKVPPFVDLNVNSSQGRRFQKRGGGGGFGYQKSKNVHKSKIFKHINKKKSDRRQFSR; from the exons ATGGCGGCGGCGGCCGGGAACCTGCCTATGCGGCTGCTCCGCAGGAAGATCCACAAGCGCAACCTCAAGCTGCGGCAGCGCAACCTGGCGCTACAGGGGGCCGGGCCACCAG TGGAGACAAGATCTGTGGATACCTCTGAGGAAGCTACGAACAATGTCATTTCTGAGGAATCAGTGGAGGAACTTAAAGTGAAGAATGTAAAGCAACCTCAACTAATTGCTAATGGTGAAGTAGCTGCAGAAGCAAAAAATTCTGaatcgaagaagaagaagaagaaaaggcaaATTATTAACACAGAAGAGG GTACAGAAACTAAAAAAGCAAAGACTGAAGAACAAGAGGAAGATGCAGAGGCGGATGATGCAAAAGATAGTAAGGATCCTGAAGTAGAAGAAAATAACGAGGATCCTGAAGAGAGAGAAGTAATGGATGAGGATACCGAAGGGCCCAGTTTACCTCTTGGTGTAACAG GTGCTTTTGAAGACACCTCATTTGCTTCACTGTCTGATCTAATCAGCGAGAACACGCTGAAAGGAATAACTGATATGGGCTTTACACACATGACAGAAATTCAACATAAAAGTATTAAACCCCTTCTGGAAGGCAG AGATATTCTAGCAGCTGCAAAAACGGGCAGTGGCAAAACACTTGCATTCCTCATTCCTGCCATAGAGCTCATCTACAAGTTAAGATTCATGCCCAGGAATG GAACGGGTGTTCTGATTCTTTCACCTACTCGAGAGCTTGCCATGCAGACTTATGGAGTTCTGAAAGAACTGATGACTCATCACGTTCACACCTATGGCCTGATAATGGGAGGCAGTAACAGAtcagctgaggcacagaaacttgCAAATGGGATCAACATTATAGTGGCAACACCAGGTAGACTTCTGGACCACATGCAG AACACCCCAGGGTTTATGTTCAAGAACCTGCAGTGTCTGGTAATTGATGAAGCAGATCGTATCCTGGAGGTTGGGTTTGAGGAAGAAATGAAACAGATCATAAAACTTCTACCAA AGCGCAGACAGACCATGCTTTTTTCTGCTACACAAACCCGAAAGGTTGAAGACTTGGCTAAGATATCTCTGAAAAAGGAGCCACTGTATGTTGGGGTTGATGATAACAAGGAAACAGCCACAGTAGATGGTCTTGAACAG GGATACGTAGTGTGTCCATCCGAAAAAAGGTTCCTTCTGCTGTTCACGTTCCTCAAGAAAAATCGGAAGAAAAAGCTGATGGTATTTTTCTCATCATGTATGTCTGTGAAATACCACTATGAACTACTCAACTATATCGACTTGCCAGTCATGGCCATTCAT GGCAAGCAGAAACAAACTAAACGGACCACCACATTTTTCCAGTTCTGTAATGCAGATTCTGGAATATTGTTGTGCACTGATGTAGCTGCCAGAGGACTGGATATTCCTGAAGTTGATTGGATTGTCCAGTATGACCCTCCAGATGACCCTAAG GAGTACATTCATCGTGTTGGTAGAACTGCCAGAGGTATAAATGGCAGAGGACATGCTCTACTCATTTTACGACCAGAAGAATTGGGTTTTCTTCGTTACCTAAAGCAAGCCAGG gtACCATTAAGTGAATTTGAATTTTCCTGGTCAAAAATTTCAGACATCCAGTCTCAG CTTGAAAAATTGATTGAGAAGAACTATTTCCTTCACAAGTCAGCCCAGGAAGCATACAAAGCATACATTAGAGCTTACGACTCCCATTCTCTGAAACAGATCTATAACGTCAATAACTTGGATCTACCCAAAGTTTCCCTTTCATTTGGTTTCAAAGTCCCTCCATTTGTTGATCTCA ATGTGAACAGCAGCCAAGGTAGAAGATTTCAAAAAAGAGGCGGAGGTGGAGGATTTGGTTACCAGAAATCCAAGAATGTCCACAAATCCAAAATCTTCAAACACATTAACAAGAAAAAGTCAGACAGACGGCAGTTTTCTCGTTGA